A single genomic interval of Blastopirellula marina harbors:
- a CDS encoding sigma 54-interacting transcriptional regulator yields the protein MAIYSYLKMLSGNGPGKTFPLDASHDNLIGRGLECDITLTDPLCSRVHAAIFSKEGKWFVQDRDSRNGSYLNDSQIKEAELKDGYRLRLGDTEFTFNHSAQPPTSHDELPLSITQTIVRNMPVNPQDTNLIALRELKDYQQAQRLLLLHQFAIRLLGEDDPNTIIQVTLEMVKEQTKAVVVGFLWLSDDGQLKAKRIYPEDTEGPAPLSEALTEIVTKKGNAVWIANETPGETSQKLTHFADAICVPLIHAKKTFGALHLYRERERFWHNELDFAISVGNILTIALLRAWRVTQLQAGYQRLVDKSAAFDELIGNSPAMGELKQKITRISKAAGCVLVRGESGSGKELVARALHKASNRSDRPMLSVNCAALPENLMESQLFGHKKGAFTGADSDHIGFFQQADTGTLFLDEVGELTLDGQAKLLRILEGHPFLPLGATKEVSVDVRVIAATNRDLAEFVREKRFREDLYYRLSVFELYIPPLRERGDDIFLLAEHFLEHFRKSHGRPLLTLSEGAKKKLADYAWPGNVRQLRNVIDSSVVLADGESIQAHDLGLRDAGLNGPESLRFDYWEKKLIEEALSRTGGNIPEAVKLLGTSRATLYRKIDEYQIER from the coding sequence ATGGCGATCTATAGCTACCTAAAGATGCTTTCCGGCAACGGACCGGGGAAGACTTTCCCGTTAGATGCATCTCACGATAATCTCATTGGACGAGGACTGGAGTGTGATATCACCCTCACAGACCCCCTCTGTTCGCGCGTGCATGCGGCTATTTTTTCCAAAGAAGGAAAATGGTTCGTCCAGGATCGAGATAGCCGAAACGGCAGCTATTTGAACGATTCTCAGATCAAAGAAGCTGAACTTAAAGACGGTTATCGCTTGAGGTTAGGTGATACCGAGTTCACCTTTAACCACAGCGCACAGCCCCCAACATCGCACGACGAGCTGCCGCTAAGTATTACGCAGACGATTGTCCGGAATATGCCGGTCAATCCGCAAGATACGAACCTGATTGCACTTAGGGAACTCAAAGACTACCAACAAGCTCAGCGACTTTTGCTGCTGCACCAGTTTGCGATCCGTCTTTTAGGCGAAGACGATCCGAACACAATCATCCAGGTCACTTTGGAGATGGTCAAAGAACAGACCAAGGCCGTTGTGGTTGGATTCTTGTGGCTGAGCGACGATGGACAGTTGAAAGCGAAGCGAATCTATCCAGAAGACACAGAAGGGCCAGCTCCACTTAGCGAAGCCCTGACCGAGATCGTCACCAAAAAGGGAAACGCCGTTTGGATTGCTAACGAGACCCCCGGTGAGACTAGTCAAAAGTTGACACATTTTGCAGATGCGATCTGCGTTCCCCTGATCCACGCGAAAAAGACATTTGGGGCTTTGCATCTCTACCGCGAACGCGAGCGGTTCTGGCACAACGAGCTCGATTTCGCGATCTCGGTGGGGAACATCCTCACGATTGCCCTGCTGCGGGCCTGGCGAGTTACCCAACTGCAAGCCGGATACCAGCGACTGGTCGACAAATCAGCTGCATTTGACGAGTTGATCGGCAACAGCCCGGCAATGGGCGAGCTAAAGCAGAAAATCACGCGTATTTCCAAAGCGGCTGGCTGTGTGTTGGTGCGGGGCGAAAGCGGTTCGGGTAAAGAGCTTGTCGCTCGGGCCCTTCACAAGGCTTCAAATCGATCCGATCGGCCGATGCTCAGTGTGAACTGTGCCGCTTTGCCTGAAAACTTGATGGAAAGCCAGCTGTTTGGTCATAAGAAAGGCGCCTTCACCGGCGCCGATTCCGACCACATTGGATTCTTCCAGCAAGCCGATACCGGAACTTTGTTTTTGGACGAAGTTGGCGAACTAACGCTCGATGGCCAGGCAAAGCTACTGCGTATCTTGGAAGGGCATCCATTCTTGCCTTTGGGGGCGACTAAGGAGGTCAGCGTCGATGTTCGCGTGATAGCAGCCACGAATCGCGATCTGGCCGAATTTGTCCGAGAGAAGCGTTTTCGCGAAGATCTCTATTATCGCTTGAGTGTCTTTGAGTTATATATTCCTCCGCTGCGAGAACGGGGGGACGATATTTTTCTCCTGGCTGAACACTTCCTTGAGCATTTCCGCAAGTCGCACGGCAGGCCCCTGTTGACTCTTTCGGAAGGGGCGAAAAAGAAGCTGGCCGACTATGCTTGGCCCGGCAACGTGCGACAACTTCGCAATGTGATCGACAGCAGTGTGGTGCTCGCCGATGGCGAATCGATCCAGGCCCATGATTTAGGCCTGCGGGATGCTGGCCTGAACGGACCAGAGTCGTTAAGGTTTGACTATTGGGAAAAAAAATTGATCGAAGAAGCCCTCTCGAGAACTGGAGGGAACATTCCCGAGGCCGTAAAATTGCTGGGCACGAGCCGCGCAACTTTGTATCGAAAAATCGATGAGTACCAGATCGAACGTTAA
- a CDS encoding carboxy terminal-processing peptidase — MANVRRKWTNLRHPAIFLFTVIATFAALVGASLLPQVAPAQAPIGPQANALPERHISRMVSRLLLRDHLSNNPLDDTISERAFDKFLKFWDPLKLYFTQQDVNEFAANRKLLDDQVRSGNTEFAHKVFDRFVKRTVERVQTVDDLLANHEFNFDEDEVFVTDGDKVDYPSNAAEATDRWRKRIKYDLLTQMADDKTLDEAKERIRKRYHSYARRISQTSEDELLEVYLTSITSSYDPHTTYMSPGTLENFNIQMRLNLEGIGAALQSEDGFCKVSKVIPGGAADKLGKKNPEEKLEPEDVIVSVGQGTDGEMVDVVDMKLNDVVDMIRGKANTIVRLGVKKKGKGETKIYNVTRAKVELSDSEARGEIIDQPLNDGSGKSLKIGWIDLPSFYMDMEGARAGKRDFKRSTIDVAKLLIDFQKSGVEAVVLDLRRNGGGSLTEAIDLTGLFIDHGPVVQVKDSDNNVNAYEDVNKAMLWDGPLVVLTSKMSASASEILAGAIQDYGRGIIVGDKQTHGKGTVQTLLDLGREELMGANPINPPSLGALKITLQKFYRPSGKSTQLNGVEADVSLPSLTTNMDIAEGDLDYAVPFDTVKTTEFPVSNANAAPIVAELNRLSTKRRESSEGFAKMDKMITTYLEQKDKKQVNLNKGKFMADYEALSEREKEIESLVSEDKEDPNEIVEHDYYFDEVIDITKDYVRLLEQQKVAANN, encoded by the coding sequence ATGGCAAACGTTCGACGGAAGTGGACTAACTTGCGCCATCCGGCGATTTTTCTGTTTACGGTAATTGCGACCTTCGCGGCGTTGGTCGGTGCCTCGTTGCTTCCTCAGGTTGCCCCTGCTCAAGCCCCGATCGGCCCCCAGGCGAATGCCTTACCAGAGCGTCACATCTCGCGGATGGTTTCGCGATTGTTACTTCGCGACCACCTCTCCAACAATCCCTTGGATGACACCATCTCAGAACGGGCTTTCGACAAGTTTCTGAAGTTCTGGGATCCGCTGAAACTGTATTTCACGCAGCAAGACGTCAACGAATTCGCTGCCAATCGTAAATTGCTGGACGATCAGGTCCGCAGCGGTAACACGGAATTCGCGCACAAAGTGTTCGATCGTTTCGTCAAACGAACTGTCGAACGCGTGCAGACCGTGGACGATCTGCTAGCAAATCACGAATTCAACTTTGATGAAGACGAAGTGTTCGTAACCGACGGCGACAAGGTTGACTACCCATCCAATGCGGCCGAAGCCACCGATCGCTGGCGAAAGCGAATCAAATACGACCTTCTGACTCAGATGGCCGACGACAAGACCTTGGACGAAGCCAAGGAACGAATTCGCAAGCGTTACCACAGCTACGCTCGCCGAATCAGTCAGACCAGTGAAGACGAATTGCTCGAAGTTTACCTGACTTCGATTACTTCCTCGTACGATCCGCACACCACCTACATGTCGCCAGGCACGCTGGAGAACTTCAACATCCAGATGCGTTTGAACCTGGAAGGCATTGGGGCGGCCCTGCAATCGGAAGATGGCTTCTGCAAGGTCTCCAAAGTGATTCCTGGTGGTGCTGCCGACAAGCTCGGCAAGAAGAACCCGGAAGAAAAGCTCGAACCAGAAGACGTGATCGTTAGCGTCGGTCAAGGCACCGATGGTGAAATGGTCGACGTGGTCGACATGAAGCTGAACGATGTCGTCGACATGATCCGAGGTAAGGCCAACACGATTGTCCGCCTGGGCGTCAAGAAAAAGGGTAAAGGCGAAACGAAGATCTACAATGTCACACGTGCCAAGGTCGAACTTTCCGACAGTGAAGCTCGTGGCGAGATCATCGACCAGCCGCTTAATGACGGCAGCGGTAAGAGCCTGAAGATCGGTTGGATTGATCTTCCTTCGTTCTACATGGACATGGAAGGAGCTCGTGCCGGCAAGCGTGACTTCAAGCGAAGCACGATTGACGTCGCGAAGTTGCTGATCGATTTCCAGAAGAGTGGCGTCGAAGCGGTCGTGCTCGACCTCCGTCGTAACGGCGGTGGCAGCCTCACCGAAGCCATCGACCTGACCGGTTTGTTCATCGATCATGGTCCGGTTGTTCAAGTAAAAGACTCTGACAACAATGTGAACGCGTACGAAGACGTCAACAAAGCAATGCTGTGGGACGGTCCACTGGTCGTGCTGACCAGCAAGATGAGCGCAAGTGCCAGCGAAATTCTGGCAGGTGCGATTCAAGACTACGGCCGCGGCATCATCGTCGGCGACAAGCAGACTCATGGTAAGGGAACCGTGCAAACGCTTCTCGACCTGGGCCGAGAAGAATTGATGGGTGCGAACCCGATCAATCCACCGTCGCTGGGTGCGTTGAAGATCACGCTGCAAAAGTTCTATCGTCCTAGTGGAAAGAGCACGCAGCTCAACGGTGTCGAAGCGGATGTCTCGTTGCCATCGTTAACCACGAACATGGACATCGCCGAGGGTGACCTCGACTATGCCGTTCCGTTCGATACGGTGAAAACGACTGAGTTCCCTGTGAGCAACGCCAACGCTGCTCCGATTGTGGCGGAACTGAATCGCTTGTCGACCAAACGTCGTGAATCCTCGGAAGGGTTCGCCAAGATGGACAAGATGATCACGACCTACCTTGAACAAAAGGACAAGAAGCAGGTCAATCTCAACAAAGGAAAGTTCATGGCCGATTATGAAGCCCTGAGCGAACGCGAAAAAGAGATTGAAAGCTTGGTCAGCGAGGACAAGGAAGATCCAAACGAGATCGTCGAACACGATTACTACTTCGATGAAGTGATCGACATCACCAAGGACTATGTCCGTCTGCTGGAACAGCAGAAAGTTGCGGCGAACAACTAA
- a CDS encoding zinc ribbon domain-containing protein yields MPCPACKTEVTETQFRCPGCNYGLAPAPEPQPYKGKPRYLGERCDGKVVESYDAKLSRLYRCDRCRSYGAKVRRIATTGKGLTRMMDWQVHEFIVASCLYCGLIQQFDPSIVDQEARALTLADFFFDL; encoded by the coding sequence ATGCCATGCCCGGCCTGCAAGACAGAGGTCACCGAAACCCAATTCAGATGCCCTGGGTGCAACTATGGCTTAGCCCCTGCTCCTGAACCGCAGCCTTATAAAGGCAAGCCTCGTTACTTAGGCGAACGTTGTGACGGCAAAGTAGTGGAGTCCTACGATGCAAAACTCTCGCGTCTTTATCGCTGTGATCGATGCCGATCGTATGGAGCGAAAGTCCGGCGCATTGCCACCACGGGGAAAGGCCTTACACGTATGATGGATTGGCAAGTTCACGAATTCATCGTCGCCAGTTGCCTCTATTGCGGCTTGATCCAACAATTTGACCCCAGCATTGTCGACCAGGAAGCTAGGGCATTGACGCTTGCCGATTTCTTCTTCGATCTTTAG
- a CDS encoding PIG-L family deacetylase — protein MSDTKNVVLCFMAHPDDAEILCGGVLIRLGQLGWDVHIATAANGDCGSEKLSREEIATIRKQEGIAAAKSIGGTYHTLAEPDVNVVFNQATNRKAIDLFRQINPTLVITHPREDYMLDHEQTHLLARSAAFSFPIPNASSIARHPDAHIPHLYYADPVEGKDPYSGQMVTPTTVIDISKQIDQKAEMLACHASQRDWLRAHHGMDEYLEAMTRFSAHRGSLIGVEYAEAFRQHLGHAFPENDLLAELLK, from the coding sequence TTGTCTGACACGAAGAATGTCGTTCTTTGTTTCATGGCTCATCCGGACGATGCCGAGATCTTATGTGGTGGTGTGTTAATTCGGCTTGGGCAACTTGGCTGGGATGTTCACATCGCGACGGCGGCCAACGGAGATTGCGGATCAGAAAAACTCAGCCGTGAAGAGATTGCCACAATTCGCAAACAAGAAGGGATCGCAGCCGCTAAAAGCATTGGCGGCACGTACCATACCTTGGCTGAGCCCGATGTGAACGTGGTCTTCAATCAAGCGACCAACCGCAAAGCGATCGATCTATTCCGGCAGATTAATCCCACGCTGGTCATCACGCATCCTCGCGAAGACTACATGCTCGATCACGAGCAAACCCACCTCCTCGCGCGCAGCGCCGCATTCAGTTTCCCCATCCCCAATGCATCCAGCATCGCGCGTCATCCCGACGCACATATTCCGCACTTGTACTATGCCGATCCCGTGGAAGGCAAAGATCCCTACTCGGGTCAGATGGTGACTCCGACAACGGTGATCGATATTTCCAAGCAGATCGATCAAAAGGCGGAAATGCTGGCCTGTCATGCCTCGCAGCGAGATTGGTTGCGAGCCCACCATGGAATGGACGAGTACCTCGAAGCAATGACGCGATTCAGTGCACATCGAGGCTCGCTCATTGGCGTCGAGTATGCCGAAGCGTTTCGTCAACACCTGGGACATGCGTTCCCCGAGAACGACCTTCTGGCAGAACTCCTCAAATAA
- a CDS encoding glucosamine-6-phosphate isomerase — translation MARPISKVAPGWWDYTTLDEELLADAAKLTPEDLLQLSRPGFEVRIFDTLEELYCAEALEYINAWQQSTPDNPCGICGPIGPTEQLPLVARMVNALGIDLKKHDAHFWGMDEWVDADDKPVPVEFPLSFAKADKDLCFDRIDPKLAMTPTNLHFPTGDLAAFSQSFSDIRCVVMQGGQGEVKHWAFNDPPKREGDYVDAPPPPEVYRELATRVTDLHPMTVIQNARTSGGGYVPQVPVRACTVGPKETWKAERVSIWHPGHHDNPFGMRLSALMISKGIADTSVPMSLLADHPSVTFSYYRGGIGTVETEMH, via the coding sequence GTGGCACGACCGATTAGCAAAGTAGCACCCGGCTGGTGGGATTACACGACGCTCGATGAAGAGTTATTGGCGGACGCCGCCAAGCTGACGCCAGAAGACTTGTTGCAACTTTCTCGCCCAGGTTTCGAGGTCCGCATCTTTGACACCCTGGAGGAACTGTATTGTGCAGAAGCACTCGAATACATCAATGCTTGGCAGCAAAGCACCCCAGACAACCCATGTGGCATTTGCGGGCCGATTGGTCCGACCGAACAACTTCCGTTGGTCGCACGCATGGTGAACGCACTGGGAATCGACTTGAAGAAACATGATGCACACTTCTGGGGCATGGACGAATGGGTCGATGCGGATGATAAGCCGGTGCCAGTCGAGTTTCCACTGTCGTTCGCCAAGGCCGACAAAGATCTGTGTTTTGATCGGATCGATCCGAAACTGGCAATGACTCCCACGAACTTGCACTTTCCAACTGGCGACCTGGCCGCGTTCTCGCAATCGTTTAGCGATATTCGCTGTGTCGTCATGCAAGGTGGCCAGGGGGAAGTCAAACATTGGGCATTCAACGATCCACCGAAGCGCGAAGGAGATTACGTCGATGCGCCTCCACCGCCGGAAGTTTATCGGGAATTAGCAACTCGCGTCACCGACTTGCATCCGATGACGGTCATCCAAAACGCACGGACCAGCGGCGGTGGCTACGTGCCACAAGTTCCGGTCCGGGCGTGCACTGTCGGGCCGAAAGAGACCTGGAAGGCGGAACGTGTTTCGATCTGGCATCCAGGCCACCACGACAATCCTTTCGGTATGCGTTTGTCGGCATTGATGATTAGTAAAGGCATTGCCGACACAAGCGTTCCGATGTCACTGCTCGCCGATCACCCCAGCGTGACGTTTAGTTACTATCGCGGCGGGATCGGCACCGTCGAAACCGAGATGCATTAA
- the mscL gene encoding large conductance mechanosensitive channel protein MscL: MGFIGDFKKFALRGNLLDMAVGFTVGAAFTSVAKSLVTDIIMPPLGFLLGKSDFSDLFFILNKKEADKTYATLAQAQADGLTTINYGLFINNIISFLLVALAMFLIIRMVNQLDRSLEDAFGGDKPQPGDPENKKCPYCLSTIPFRATRCASCTAELPSVDTKGSTTN, translated from the coding sequence ATGGGATTTATCGGGGATTTCAAGAAGTTTGCGCTGCGCGGCAACCTGTTGGATATGGCCGTTGGCTTCACGGTTGGCGCTGCATTTACTTCAGTGGCAAAGTCACTCGTCACAGACATCATCATGCCCCCCTTAGGATTCCTCCTGGGGAAGAGTGACTTCTCGGATTTGTTTTTCATTCTGAATAAGAAAGAAGCAGACAAAACCTACGCCACGCTCGCCCAGGCCCAAGCCGATGGGCTGACAACGATCAACTATGGGTTGTTCATCAACAACATCATTTCGTTTCTGCTCGTTGCCTTGGCGATGTTTCTCATCATCCGCATGGTGAATCAGTTGGACAGAAGTCTTGAGGATGCTTTCGGTGGAGACAAACCACAGCCGGGCGATCCCGAGAACAAGAAGTGTCCGTACTGTTTGTCGACTATTCCTTTTCGCGCCACGCGGTGCGCCTCCTGCACGGCTGAACTTCCTTCGGTCGATACGAAGGGCAGCACAACGAACTAA
- a CDS encoding alpha/beta hydrolase, with product MSITWQIVIVTTIAIIALAMVARWLVRYFLSGTYKAGEVVDPYRPRNFDVPDPAPVEFVGEQGTILRGRYWRGSSDYAIVVVHGIDGPSIEMLPHVAYLYRAGYHVLLYDNRGRGRSGGGFSTLGFLEWRDVLHAVKWMRDRPDVAPENIGLHGLSLGAASVIMAAAEDQSIRGVLAESPFVSMPLMLGHIGNKLTRLPTFLIGGIVQRVIDWSIGTKLQIVEPYAAVEKISPRPLYIIDAEHDQLFPAETARTVYDAAKEPKQFWKVHGAAHANCWHVLPDEYERRALEFWEMVFSDNPPEVIYPTSSDPSKSASLSTAD from the coding sequence ATGAGCATCACTTGGCAAATCGTGATCGTCACAACGATCGCGATCATTGCACTGGCAATGGTCGCGCGGTGGTTGGTCCGCTACTTCCTTTCCGGCACCTACAAAGCTGGCGAGGTTGTCGATCCTTACCGCCCGCGGAATTTTGATGTACCTGATCCAGCGCCGGTCGAATTCGTTGGCGAACAGGGCACGATATTGCGTGGCCGCTATTGGCGTGGATCGAGTGACTATGCCATCGTGGTCGTGCATGGAATCGACGGTCCGTCGATTGAAATGCTCCCGCATGTGGCTTACCTCTACCGAGCTGGTTACCACGTGCTCTTGTATGACAACCGTGGTCGCGGCCGAAGTGGTGGAGGATTCTCGACGCTCGGATTTTTGGAATGGCGCGACGTGTTGCATGCGGTGAAGTGGATGCGCGACAGGCCTGATGTCGCCCCCGAAAACATTGGCTTGCACGGTCTTTCGCTGGGTGCTGCCAGCGTAATCATGGCTGCGGCTGAAGATCAGTCTATTCGAGGCGTACTTGCCGAAAGTCCATTTGTCAGCATGCCGCTCATGCTGGGACATATTGGCAACAAGTTAACGCGACTGCCAACGTTCCTAATTGGCGGTATCGTCCAGCGAGTCATCGACTGGTCGATCGGCACGAAACTGCAAATCGTTGAGCCGTATGCCGCCGTCGAGAAGATCTCTCCTCGGCCTCTTTACATCATCGACGCCGAGCATGACCAGCTGTTCCCAGCAGAAACAGCCCGAACGGTTTACGACGCCGCGAAAGAGCCTAAGCAATTTTGGAAGGTTCATGGCGCTGCCCATGCTAACTGCTGGCATGTGCTGCCCGACGAATACGAGCGACGGGCGCTCGAATTTTGGGAGATGGTATTCTCCGATAATCCACCGGAAGTCATTTACCCAACTTCGTCCGATCCCAGTAAGTCGGCGAGCTTATCGACTGCAGATTAG
- a CDS encoding TetR/AcrR family transcriptional regulator has protein sequence MGKTPTKDRLVQAAITRFYKEGFRNVGLDQIIADVGISKTAFYKHFASKDELLLAALDEKAQWLSGICREIVWQKGGPTAEGQLRAVFDLVEFILSQDEFQGCIFVRAVMEFPNPNEPIFQAAAANRHIVETFVLQLAENCRIADPQTLARKLCLIAEGAYVMQHVTGNKQTIDYARSLANLAIDDALGQSRTAA, from the coding sequence GTGGGCAAGACTCCAACGAAAGATCGCCTCGTCCAAGCAGCGATCACGCGTTTCTACAAAGAAGGCTTCCGCAACGTCGGTTTGGATCAGATTATCGCGGACGTCGGAATTAGTAAGACCGCGTTCTATAAGCACTTCGCATCGAAAGACGAATTGCTACTGGCCGCACTCGACGAGAAAGCACAGTGGCTTTCTGGTATTTGTCGTGAGATCGTTTGGCAGAAGGGTGGTCCAACCGCGGAAGGGCAACTACGAGCTGTGTTCGACTTGGTCGAGTTCATCCTTTCCCAGGACGAATTTCAAGGATGTATTTTCGTGCGAGCCGTCATGGAGTTTCCCAATCCGAACGAACCAATCTTCCAGGCGGCTGCCGCTAATCGTCATATTGTAGAGACCTTCGTCCTGCAGCTGGCGGAAAACTGCCGCATTGCTGATCCGCAGACATTGGCTCGCAAGTTGTGCCTGATCGCCGAAGGCGCGTACGTTATGCAACATGTGACTGGCAACAAGCAAACGATTGACTATGCACGCTCGCTCGCAAATCTCGCAATCGACGACGCGCTTGGTCAATCAAGGACCGCGGCCTAA
- the mddA gene encoding methanethiol S-methyltransferase, with protein MTRILTLPYALLAYLIFLATMGYFLFFLAGAVVPITVDSPSQHSLTVAIAIDIALILLFAVQHSVMARPAFKRMWTKIVPPSMERATYVHASNVVLIVLIVFWQGIDIKLWDIQQPIVRTAIWVLYVFGFLMVPVVSLMINHFDLFGLRQAWLHLKDREYQPLPFRTPLLYAIVRHPLYLAWGAAFWITPTMTAGHLLLAVGMTIYMGVAAVIEERDLVGVYGDQYRKYQKDVPMFVPRLGSRLEAEGTS; from the coding sequence ATGACACGTATTCTAACGCTTCCTTACGCACTTCTCGCCTACCTAATCTTCTTGGCGACGATGGGCTATTTTTTGTTCTTCTTGGCTGGCGCTGTCGTTCCGATCACGGTCGATTCGCCGTCGCAACATTCCTTGACCGTGGCAATTGCGATCGACATCGCGTTAATCCTGCTCTTTGCGGTTCAACATTCGGTTATGGCCCGTCCCGCGTTTAAGCGGATGTGGACCAAGATTGTCCCACCGTCAATGGAACGAGCCACCTATGTTCACGCATCGAATGTGGTCCTGATCGTGTTGATTGTCTTCTGGCAGGGAATCGATATTAAGCTATGGGATATCCAACAGCCGATCGTACGAACTGCGATCTGGGTTTTATACGTATTCGGTTTTCTGATGGTCCCGGTCGTGAGCTTAATGATCAATCATTTCGACCTGTTCGGCTTGCGTCAGGCCTGGCTGCACTTGAAAGATCGCGAATACCAACCGCTGCCGTTTCGCACTCCTTTGCTGTACGCGATTGTTCGTCACCCGCTGTACCTGGCCTGGGGAGCTGCGTTCTGGATTACGCCCACCATGACCGCCGGGCACCTGCTCTTGGCGGTCGGAATGACCATCTATATGGGCGTCGCCGCCGTCATCGAAGAACGTGACTTGGTTGGCGTATATGGCGATCAATACCGCAAGTATCAGAAGGACGTTCCCATGTTCGTACCTCGTCTCGGAAGCCGCCTCGAAGCGGAGGGGACGAGCTAA
- a CDS encoding GNAT family N-acetyltransferase — protein MNRRLERVSKSAAPFLALPSVRRMIDYQLEPDLSVDEYHEILVRSGLAERRPADDREKLSKMIGNADIVLTARSAGKLVGISRCMTDFAHATYLADLAVDRDFQKQGIGRELIARSHEAAGKHTILLLLAAPAAASYYPHVGLEKHDSCWIIPRS, from the coding sequence ATGAACCGCCGACTGGAACGCGTGTCCAAGTCGGCGGCTCCGTTTCTTGCACTCCCTTCGGTACGGCGAATGATCGACTACCAACTTGAACCTGATCTCTCGGTCGATGAATACCATGAAATCCTCGTCCGCTCCGGCCTGGCTGAACGACGCCCAGCCGACGATCGAGAAAAGCTATCCAAAATGATTGGCAACGCCGACATCGTGCTTACGGCTCGCAGTGCAGGCAAGCTGGTCGGAATCTCACGTTGCATGACCGATTTCGCTCACGCCACGTACCTGGCCGATTTGGCGGTCGATCGCGACTTCCAGAAACAAGGCATCGGTCGCGAACTAATCGCCCGCAGCCACGAAGCAGCCGGCAAGCACACGATCCTCCTACTTCTCGCCGCTCCGGCGGCCGCCAGCTACTACCCGCACGTCGGCTTGGAGAAGCACGACTCGTGCTGGATTATTCCGCGAAGTTAG
- a CDS encoding dual specificity protein phosphatase family protein, translating into MKYAFVFLLVGLLLGWFAIQSPWLSILFWPAISFLIVSLAYFTGDVRLFGKLTDGSRHWLATAVLLPYLLFARGVWELQILFERGSAWHQVTDRVIIARRLKTHELPESVVGVLDLASEFLDPLGIRSLAGYQAEPVLDAGTLSVESALAWADRVGQTSEGKFVVHCANGSGRSGHVVAIWLLAWQIADSADEAIAMVQAARPSVRLNRQQIAQVHLAHRNCLANRKSPA; encoded by the coding sequence GTGAAATACGCGTTCGTATTCCTACTGGTTGGACTGCTGCTAGGTTGGTTCGCGATTCAAAGTCCGTGGCTCTCGATTCTCTTCTGGCCCGCGATTTCGTTTCTGATCGTGTCGCTGGCGTACTTCACCGGAGACGTGCGTTTGTTCGGCAAACTTACCGATGGTAGCCGACATTGGTTAGCTACCGCGGTCTTGCTCCCCTATCTTCTCTTTGCCAGGGGCGTGTGGGAGTTGCAGATTCTGTTCGAGAGGGGATCTGCTTGGCATCAAGTGACCGACCGAGTGATCATTGCACGACGGTTGAAAACGCATGAATTGCCGGAGTCGGTCGTGGGCGTCCTAGACTTGGCCAGCGAATTCCTAGACCCACTGGGTATCCGAAGTCTAGCTGGGTATCAGGCCGAACCTGTCCTGGATGCCGGGACTCTTTCTGTTGAGTCGGCGTTGGCGTGGGCTGATCGTGTCGGCCAGACGTCTGAGGGAAAGTTCGTTGTCCACTGCGCCAATGGATCAGGACGATCCGGGCATGTCGTCGCAATCTGGCTGCTGGCTTGGCAGATCGCGGATTCGGCGGACGAAGCGATTGCGATGGTACAAGCTGCTCGACCATCGGTTCGTTTGAATCGACAGCAGATCGCTCAGGTACACTTGGCTCACAGGAATTGCCTTGCCAATCGTAAGTCGCCAGCATGA